The following are encoded together in the Mumia sp. Pv4-285 genome:
- a CDS encoding alpha-amylase family protein has protein sequence MARSVSTGDLWWKNAVIYCVDVETYFDSDGDGVGDLVGLTKRIDYLAELGVTCLWLMPFYPTPDRDDGYDVTDLFGVDSRLGTHGDLVELVRAADDRGIRVIADLVVNHTSAQHPWFKAARRSKDNPYRDYYVWRSDPPPDTSDKVVFPDKEDGIWSYDERTGEWYLHHFFSHQPDLNFANPAVREHIAKSLGFWLQLGLAGFRVDAVPFLIADVDTAADDVPGDPHAYLKALRSFLGRRRGDAILLGEVNLPHKEQRAYFGGSDGDELTMMFDFIGMEALYLSLAREDARPLAKALKARPKIHPDCQWATFVRNHDELTLDKLSESERQEVFAAFGPEPSMQLYGRGLKRRVPPMMGGDPRRVRMIYSLLFSLPGTPTLYYGEEIGMGEDLEAEGRMAVRTPMQWEPTRNGGFSTAPPRRLIQRMVPDGYGPEHVNVADQKRDPDSLWNFMRTLVQTYRECPELGWGEFTVLAQPHREVLAHRCHWEGSSVVAVHNLSAQPASTQLAMDPGDLAADEPVWLEDLIAHEALEVGTDGTVELALDGYAHRWLRVRQGTP, from the coding sequence ATGGCACGGAGCGTGAGCACCGGTGACCTCTGGTGGAAGAACGCCGTCATCTACTGCGTCGACGTCGAGACCTACTTCGACTCCGACGGGGACGGGGTCGGCGACCTGGTCGGGCTGACCAAGCGCATCGACTACCTCGCCGAGCTCGGCGTGACCTGCCTGTGGCTCATGCCGTTCTACCCGACTCCTGACCGCGACGACGGCTACGACGTCACCGACCTCTTTGGAGTCGACAGCCGGCTGGGCACCCACGGCGACCTCGTCGAGCTCGTCCGGGCGGCGGACGACCGGGGAATCCGGGTGATCGCCGACCTCGTCGTCAACCACACCTCGGCGCAGCACCCGTGGTTCAAGGCGGCACGACGCAGCAAGGACAACCCGTACCGCGACTACTACGTGTGGCGCTCCGATCCCCCGCCGGACACCTCCGACAAGGTCGTCTTCCCCGACAAGGAGGACGGCATCTGGTCGTACGACGAACGCACCGGCGAGTGGTACCTGCACCACTTCTTCTCCCACCAGCCGGACCTGAACTTCGCCAACCCCGCCGTACGCGAGCACATCGCGAAGTCGCTCGGGTTCTGGCTGCAGCTCGGGCTGGCCGGCTTCCGCGTGGACGCCGTACCGTTCCTCATCGCCGACGTCGACACCGCTGCTGACGACGTACCCGGTGACCCCCACGCGTACCTGAAGGCGCTGCGGTCGTTCCTCGGCCGGCGTCGCGGCGACGCGATCCTGCTCGGTGAGGTCAACCTGCCGCACAAGGAGCAGCGCGCCTACTTCGGCGGCTCGGACGGCGACGAGCTCACGATGATGTTCGACTTCATCGGTATGGAGGCGCTCTACCTGTCGCTGGCTCGCGAGGACGCCCGGCCGCTGGCGAAGGCGCTCAAGGCGCGACCGAAGATCCATCCGGACTGCCAGTGGGCGACGTTCGTGCGCAACCACGACGAACTCACTCTCGACAAGCTCTCGGAGTCCGAGCGGCAGGAGGTCTTCGCGGCGTTCGGTCCCGAGCCCTCGATGCAGCTGTACGGTCGCGGCCTCAAGCGCCGGGTCCCGCCCATGATGGGGGGCGACCCTCGACGGGTGCGGATGATCTACAGCCTGCTGTTCAGCCTTCCCGGGACCCCGACGCTGTACTACGGCGAGGAGATCGGGATGGGCGAGGACCTCGAGGCCGAGGGTCGGATGGCGGTGCGAACCCCGATGCAGTGGGAGCCGACCCGCAACGGAGGGTTCTCGACGGCGCCGCCGCGTCGGCTGATCCAGCGGATGGTGCCCGACGGCTACGGGCCCGAGCACGTGAACGTGGCGGACCAGAAGCGCGATCCCGACTCGCTGTGGAACTTCATGCGTACGCTCGTCCAGACCTATCGCGAGTGCCCCGAGCTCGGCTGGGGCGAGTTCACGGTGCTCGCGCAGCCGCACAGGGAGGTGCTGGCCCACCGGTGCCACTGGGAGGGCAGCTCAGTCGTCGCCGTGCACAACCTGTCGGCGCAGCCGGCGAGCACCCAGCTGGCGATGGATCCGGGAGACCTCGCCGCCGACGAGCCGGTCTGGCTCGAGGACCTGATCGCCCATGAGGCGCTCGAGGTCGGGACGGACGGAACGGTCGAGCTCGCGCTCGACGGCTACGCGCACCGCTGGCTCCGGGTGCGGCAGGGCACCCCGTAG
- a CDS encoding VOC family protein codes for MMGRRHHLVVDAPDPHACAEFWSALLGEPITYDDGDFVVVSADQETSGMAFQRAPGLSPSTWPAPQVPQQMHVDVMVDDVAAVGAEVVRLGAAPLGGDVYADPAGHPFCLIPRPSWAPPLGDG; via the coding sequence ATGATGGGCCGACGCCACCATCTCGTCGTCGATGCCCCGGACCCGCACGCGTGTGCGGAGTTCTGGTCGGCGTTGCTCGGCGAGCCGATCACCTACGACGACGGTGACTTCGTCGTCGTCTCCGCCGACCAGGAGACCTCGGGGATGGCGTTTCAGCGGGCGCCAGGGCTGTCACCGTCGACCTGGCCCGCGCCGCAGGTCCCGCAGCAGATGCACGTCGACGTGATGGTCGACGACGTGGCCGCCGTCGGGGCGGAGGTCGTACGGCTCGGTGCTGCTCCTCTGGGCGGAGACGTGTACGCGGATCCCGCCGGTCACCCGTTCTGCCTGATCCCGAGGCCGTCGTGGGCGCCGCCGCTCGGGGACGGCTGA
- a CDS encoding MBL fold metallo-hydrolase, with translation MHTLDVAPGVHRLAHASTACYLVETDDHLLLVDAGLPAFASDLDRVLRIIGRTTDDVRHVLLTHGHFDHLGLARRLEESGAQVWVHRGDRHIAEHPYRYEPGRPRLVYPFRHPRSLPHLASMVGAGALWVRGVSAPRTYDEELPFGDLVKVVPTPGHTDGHVAILLPDRDAVATGDALVTLDPYTGRTGPRIVARAGTHDAGGAVRSLDAIAATGARTVLPGHGGVWREGADVAASRARERPVA, from the coding sequence ATGCACACCCTCGACGTCGCGCCCGGCGTGCACCGCCTCGCGCACGCCTCCACCGCCTGCTACCTCGTCGAGACCGACGACCACCTGCTCCTCGTCGATGCCGGTCTGCCCGCCTTCGCGTCCGACCTCGATCGCGTCCTCCGCATCATCGGGCGTACGACCGATGACGTGCGGCACGTCCTCCTGACGCACGGCCACTTCGACCATCTCGGGCTGGCACGACGGCTGGAGGAGTCCGGTGCACAGGTGTGGGTCCACCGCGGCGACCGACACATCGCGGAGCACCCGTACCGGTACGAGCCCGGCCGTCCACGCCTCGTGTACCCCTTCCGTCATCCCCGTTCGTTGCCGCACCTCGCCTCGATGGTGGGCGCCGGCGCGTTGTGGGTGCGGGGTGTGTCGGCGCCTCGGACGTACGACGAGGAGCTCCCGTTCGGCGATCTCGTGAAGGTCGTCCCCACCCCCGGCCACACGGACGGCCACGTCGCCATCCTGCTTCCCGACCGCGACGCGGTGGCGACCGGTGACGCGCTCGTGACTCTTGACCCGTACACCGGGCGGACCGGGCCTCGCATCGTCGCCCGCGCAGGCACGCACGACGCGGGCGGTGCGGTGCGATCCCTCGACGCGATCGCGGCGACCGGCGCTCGGACGGTGCTGCCCGGGCACGGTGGGGTGTGGCGAGAAGGTGCCGACGTCGCGGCGTCGAGGGCGCGCGAGCGGCCCGTCGCCTAG
- a CDS encoding MFS transporter, with the protein MTKARAAGASGVVLLTLASGQFLMTLDSSVMNVSIAQVAADLGTTVTGIQTAITLYTLVMAATMVTGGKIGSMIGRRRAFAIGCVIYGAGSLTTALAPNLTVLLIGWSLLEGLGAALIMPAIVALVATNFVPDQRPRAYGLVASAGAIAVAAGPLIGGAVTTYLTWRLVFAGEVVVVVGILLLARRMHDERPTGTTSLDGIGAVLSATGLALVVFGVLRSGEWGWVRPSDGGPSILGTSPTVWCILGGLVVLRVFVSWEEHVTAAGREPLVDMTMLRNKRLVGGLTMFFFQFLVQAGLFFTIPLYLSVALGLSAVETGVRLLPLSVTLLAAAVGVPRLWPDASPRRVVAYGLGALLAGIVSLVLALEAGAGPEVVTVPLLLAGLGVGALASQLGAVTVSALPDEKSAEVGGLQNTATNLGASLGTALAGSVLIGALTVSFLAGIEDNPAVPDEVASTAGVELAGGIPFVSDVDLEDALAEAGVPEAQAQAAIDENTEARVAGLRLSLLVLALFVVLALYFTRLLPTRPVAAADPARAPPGAV; encoded by the coding sequence ATGACGAAGGCGAGGGCGGCCGGCGCCAGCGGGGTCGTCCTCCTGACGCTCGCCTCGGGCCAGTTCCTGATGACGCTCGACAGCTCCGTGATGAACGTGTCGATCGCACAGGTCGCCGCCGACCTCGGCACGACCGTCACCGGGATCCAGACCGCCATCACGCTCTACACGCTGGTGATGGCGGCGACGATGGTCACCGGCGGCAAGATCGGCAGCATGATCGGGCGCCGCCGTGCGTTCGCCATCGGGTGCGTGATCTACGGGGCCGGTTCGCTCACGACGGCCCTCGCCCCCAACCTCACCGTGCTCCTCATCGGCTGGTCGCTCCTCGAAGGGCTGGGCGCTGCGTTGATCATGCCGGCGATCGTGGCGTTGGTGGCGACCAACTTCGTGCCGGACCAGCGGCCGCGCGCCTACGGGCTGGTCGCCTCGGCCGGCGCGATCGCCGTCGCCGCCGGTCCGCTGATCGGCGGGGCAGTCACCACCTATCTCACCTGGCGCCTCGTCTTCGCCGGCGAGGTCGTCGTCGTGGTCGGGATCCTTCTGCTCGCTCGTCGGATGCACGACGAACGCCCCACGGGCACGACGTCGCTCGACGGGATCGGTGCCGTGCTGTCGGCGACCGGGCTCGCGCTGGTCGTGTTCGGCGTGCTCCGGTCGGGGGAGTGGGGCTGGGTCCGGCCCTCCGACGGCGGCCCATCGATCCTCGGCACGTCGCCCACGGTCTGGTGCATCCTCGGCGGCCTGGTGGTCCTCCGCGTGTTCGTGTCGTGGGAGGAGCACGTGACCGCTGCGGGGCGGGAGCCGCTGGTCGACATGACGATGCTGCGCAATAAGCGTCTCGTCGGCGGCCTCACGATGTTCTTCTTCCAGTTCCTGGTGCAGGCGGGGCTGTTCTTCACCATCCCGCTGTACCTGTCGGTGGCGCTCGGGCTGAGCGCCGTGGAGACGGGCGTCCGGCTCCTTCCGCTGTCCGTCACGCTGCTCGCGGCCGCCGTCGGCGTGCCTCGGCTGTGGCCGGACGCATCCCCGCGCAGGGTGGTCGCCTATGGACTCGGTGCCCTCCTCGCCGGCATCGTGTCGCTCGTCCTCGCGCTGGAGGCCGGCGCCGGACCGGAGGTCGTCACCGTGCCTCTGCTGCTCGCAGGCCTGGGTGTGGGCGCGTTGGCATCGCAGCTCGGCGCCGTCACGGTCTCGGCCCTGCCCGACGAGAAGAGCGCGGAGGTCGGCGGCCTCCAGAACACCGCGACCAACCTCGGTGCCTCCCTCGGCACGGCGCTCGCGGGCTCCGTGCTCATCGGAGCGCTGACGGTGTCCTTCCTCGCCGGCATCGAGGACAACCCGGCGGTCCCAGACGAGGTCGCGTCCACCGCCGGTGTGGAGCTCGCGGGCGGGATCCCGTTCGTGTCCGACGTCGATCTCGAGGACGCGCTCGCCGAGGCGGGCGTGCCGGAGGCGCAGGCGCAGGCCGCGATCGACGAGAACACCGAGGCGAGGGTCGCCGGTCTGCGTCTCAGTCTCCTCGTCCTGGCCCTCTTCGTCGTCCTCGCGCTGTACTTCACCCGACTGCTGCCCACACGCCCCGTCGCTGCAGCCGACCCCGCGCGCGCACCGCCCGGCGCGGTCTAG